One window of the Halobacillus litoralis genome contains the following:
- the murC gene encoding UDP-N-acetylmuramate--L-alanine ligase produces MTTYHFIGIKGTGMSSLAQILHDSGEKVQGSDVEKRFFTQEVLEAKNIEIMPFSKENITEGLTIIAGNAFSDDHEEIKEAKEQGLPFYRYHEFLGEWLNKYTSIAVTGAHGKTSTTGLLAHVLSENYPTSFLIGDGTGKGHEDGQYFAFEACEYRRHFLSYEPDYAIMTNIDFDHPDYFTSIEDVFQAFQEMAKRVKKGIIACGDDEHLQHIQANVPVLYYGLADTNDFQAQNVRESSEGTTFDVFVRNNYYESFTIPQYGNHTVLNALSVIALCHYENMKPEEIQQLSTFKGVKRRFTETTWQDQILVDDYAHHPIEITATIDSARKKYPERPVVAIFQPHTFTRTKTFLHEFADSLKEADYVYLCDIFGSARENEGKLTIDHLQELIPESRLLQLEDTEQLASYKDGVLLFMGAGDIQKFQEAYEKKNE; encoded by the coding sequence ATGACAACTTACCATTTTATTGGTATCAAAGGAACAGGAATGAGTTCGCTTGCCCAGATTCTCCATGATTCTGGTGAGAAGGTTCAAGGATCAGATGTAGAAAAGCGTTTTTTTACCCAGGAAGTTTTAGAAGCTAAAAATATAGAGATTATGCCTTTTTCTAAAGAAAACATTACAGAAGGATTGACGATTATCGCTGGTAATGCTTTTAGTGATGATCATGAAGAAATTAAAGAAGCAAAAGAGCAGGGTCTTCCATTTTACCGATATCATGAATTCTTAGGTGAATGGCTAAATAAATATACAAGCATTGCAGTAACAGGTGCTCATGGCAAGACCTCAACGACTGGTTTGTTAGCTCATGTCCTTTCTGAAAATTACCCGACCTCTTTTTTAATCGGTGATGGTACAGGGAAAGGGCATGAAGATGGTCAATACTTCGCTTTTGAAGCGTGTGAATATCGTCGTCATTTCCTTTCCTATGAACCCGACTATGCCATCATGACTAATATAGACTTTGACCACCCGGATTATTTCACAAGTATTGAGGATGTATTTCAAGCCTTTCAAGAGATGGCAAAACGAGTCAAGAAGGGCATCATCGCATGTGGTGATGATGAGCATTTGCAGCACATCCAGGCAAATGTCCCCGTCTTATATTATGGATTAGCTGATACCAATGATTTTCAAGCACAAAATGTTCGGGAAAGCTCAGAGGGAACTACATTCGATGTTTTTGTCCGTAATAATTACTATGAATCTTTCACGATTCCTCAATATGGTAACCACACAGTACTGAATGCATTAAGTGTAATTGCTCTTTGTCACTACGAAAATATGAAGCCTGAAGAAATCCAACAACTTTCGACATTTAAAGGTGTAAAACGTAGGTTTACAGAGACAACATGGCAAGATCAAATTTTAGTAGACGATTATGCACATCACCCGATTGAAATTACGGCTACGATTGATTCTGCTCGAAAAAAATACCCGGAACGCCCGGTGGTTGCAATCTTCCAACCCCATACATTTACGAGGACAAAAACATTTTTGCATGAATTTGCGGATAGTTTAAAGGAAGCGGATTATGTGTACCTTTGTGACATATTCGGTTCAGCCAGAGAGAACGAAGGAAAACTTACCATTGATCATCTCCAGGAGTTGATACCGGAATCCAGACTCTTACAATTAGAAGACACAGAACAACTAGCCTCTTATAAAGATGGTGTCTTATTATTTATGGGGGCTGGGGATATCCAGAAATTCCAGGAAGCTTATGAAAAAAAGAATGAATAA
- a CDS encoding DUF948 domain-containing protein, whose product MIIILYIAALIAAVAFAVLVIFLARTLTAVRRTMNNVADTLEGVEKQMEGITLETTALLNKTNKLAEDVGDKSQKLNTLVDGVKGIGDSVQEFNQSIRSVSRGLTQSANENTDTAAQAMKWGQVAINLWKKAKKEDIKS is encoded by the coding sequence ATGATTATAATACTTTACATTGCTGCATTAATCGCAGCAGTGGCTTTTGCTGTTCTTGTCATTTTCTTGGCGAGGACACTGACGGCCGTGCGCCGAACTATGAACAACGTTGCTGACACTCTTGAAGGTGTGGAGAAACAAATGGAAGGCATCACCCTAGAGACGACAGCTCTCTTGAATAAGACTAATAAATTGGCTGAAGATGTTGGCGACAAATCCCAAAAGCTAAATACTTTAGTCGATGGTGTCAAAGGTATTGGGGATTCTGTTCAAGAGTTCAATCAATCGATCCGCTCCGTATCAAGAGGTCTTACACAATCCGCTAACGAAAATACGGATACGGCAGCTCAAGCCATGAAGTGGGGGCAAGTAGCCATCAATTTATGGAAAAAGGCAAAGAAAGAAGATATTAAATCCTAA
- a CDS encoding YtxH domain-containing protein, translating to MSQQNNSQNNGQNNGNGRDFVLGSLIGGLVGAAVALLYAPKSGRELRENINHSSTEWKERAGEWKDVAYEKSGEWKNRAVESSSQLSKNVSEKSQEFSGRVKDKVKNFRTNEEDEAEQAAQEVAEAIEEAAQELEKQQDSTTSSNL from the coding sequence ATGAGTCAACAAAACAATTCACAGAACAATGGACAAAACAACGGAAATGGAAGAGATTTTGTACTGGGTTCTTTAATCGGCGGCTTGGTCGGTGCAGCAGTAGCCTTATTGTATGCTCCGAAATCCGGTCGTGAATTGCGTGAAAACATCAACCATAGTTCGACTGAATGGAAAGAAAGAGCAGGCGAATGGAAAGATGTCGCTTATGAAAAAAGCGGGGAGTGGAAGAATCGCGCTGTAGAGTCTTCTTCTCAACTATCTAAAAACGTTTCTGAAAAATCTCAAGAGTTCAGTGGAAGAGTCAAAGATAAAGTGAAGAACTTCCGTACGAATGAAGAGGATGAAGCTGAACAAGCAGCTCAGGAAGTTGCTGAAGCGATCGAGGAAGCGGCACAAGAGCTTGAAAAACAGCAGGATTCAACGACATCATCTAATCTATAA
- the ytxJ gene encoding bacillithiol system redox-active protein YtxJ, with product MKIEVISSIEEFESILETNSEFFLLKHSLTCPISGAANMQYEHFSEDATVPCYTLYVQESRPLANHIAEVFSIRHESPQVLHFSNGKIVWHESHGAITTQRLKEA from the coding sequence TTGAAAATTGAAGTCATCAGCTCAATTGAAGAATTTGAAAGTATTTTAGAAACTAATTCTGAGTTTTTTTTATTGAAGCATAGTTTAACATGCCCCATCAGTGGTGCTGCGAACATGCAGTACGAGCATTTCAGTGAAGATGCAACGGTACCGTGCTACACCCTTTACGTACAGGAGAGTCGGCCTTTAGCCAATCATATCGCTGAGGTTTTCAGTATCCGCCATGAGTCCCCGCAAGTGTTGCATTTTAGTAATGGAAAGATCGTTTGGCATGAGAGCCATGGCGCGATTACAACCCAACGCTTAAAAGAGGCATGA
- a CDS encoding cell division protein FtsA, producing the protein MNEKIFALDIGTRSIVGLILEQEDDDFHLLDHLTIEHQERSMLDGQIHDIRLVADIINKVKVELEKKYGPLKSVCVAAAGRALKTKRSSISTSIKDQPLIDDEMVSHIELSAVQQAQVELAKETNEEDHSHYYCVGYSVLHYYLDGHPIGSLIDQQGEETTVEIIATFLPKVVVESLLSALQRADLEMEALTLEPIAAIQVLIPTSMRRLNVALVDIGAGTSDIAITADGTISAYGMVPSAGDEITEAISDEYLLDFPLAEKAKRELSERNEVSITDILGFEHKLEYEEVINQIHSSIDHLAEKITHEIILLNGKPPKAVMLVGGGSQTPEITTFIAKKLGLSESRVAIRGTEAIQNLTQKDQLPKGPSFVTPLGIAIAAKQNPIQYISLKVNDRTIRLFDINTLTLGDSLLTAGIDIKKLYGKPGHASIIEVNGVSQTLKGTYGNPPIIKLNGAQASLDTPIHHGDVIHVEKGADGKGPIVTVKDLINQLTPLQFHYEGCLYLLTDPCVFINEQIANSDQKIEDHDIIHYFPLRKVRDCKEVFFRLGVWEETFERPSVYIDNQSYPFPSKEETLVLNGVPALDEDRVSDGDRIERPVQYPLSLLDILKYNDINCREEIDVFFEDELITLKNIRYEILKNDTTLSEDAYIFPDDFLMTQKIGKQGFIFQDIFKYVDVDLEKVPQPFQLYRNDDEVSFHTAIFSGDHLRIAKKVV; encoded by the coding sequence ATGAATGAGAAAATTTTCGCCCTTGATATCGGCACACGCTCAATCGTTGGACTCATATTAGAACAAGAAGATGATGATTTCCATCTACTGGATCATTTGACAATAGAGCATCAGGAACGATCGATGCTTGATGGGCAAATTCACGATATACGCTTGGTAGCAGATATTATTAATAAAGTAAAAGTAGAGTTGGAAAAGAAATATGGGCCATTAAAGAGTGTATGCGTGGCAGCAGCAGGAAGGGCTCTGAAGACCAAACGCTCAAGTATTTCCACATCCATCAAAGATCAGCCCCTAATAGATGATGAAATGGTTTCTCATATCGAATTATCGGCTGTCCAACAAGCACAGGTAGAGTTAGCCAAAGAAACGAATGAAGAGGACCACTCCCATTATTACTGTGTAGGTTATTCAGTATTACATTACTATTTGGATGGTCACCCCATCGGATCACTGATTGATCAGCAGGGAGAGGAAACAACAGTTGAAATCATTGCGACATTTCTTCCTAAGGTTGTCGTCGAATCACTCCTTTCTGCTTTGCAACGAGCAGACTTGGAAATGGAAGCTCTGACACTTGAGCCTATCGCCGCAATTCAAGTATTAATTCCTACGTCCATGAGAAGGCTTAATGTTGCGCTTGTAGATATAGGTGCTGGCACAAGTGATATAGCGATTACTGCAGACGGAACAATATCTGCCTACGGGATGGTCCCCTCTGCCGGAGACGAGATCACTGAAGCTATCAGTGATGAATATTTGCTTGACTTTCCATTAGCCGAAAAGGCAAAACGTGAGTTATCTGAAAGGAATGAAGTATCAATTACAGATATTCTCGGTTTTGAACACAAACTCGAATACGAAGAAGTCATAAACCAAATCCACTCTTCAATTGACCATCTGGCAGAAAAGATTACCCATGAAATCATTCTATTGAACGGAAAACCACCGAAGGCAGTGATGCTTGTCGGCGGGGGGAGTCAAACACCGGAAATTACCACCTTCATCGCAAAGAAACTTGGGCTCTCAGAAAGCCGTGTCGCTATACGAGGAACGGAAGCCATACAAAACTTAACTCAAAAAGACCAATTGCCTAAAGGCCCATCTTTTGTCACACCATTAGGGATTGCCATTGCCGCCAAGCAAAATCCGATTCAATACATAAGCCTGAAAGTAAATGATCGCACGATACGTCTATTCGATATAAATACACTTACCCTAGGAGACAGTTTATTGACAGCTGGAATAGATATAAAAAAGTTGTACGGTAAACCAGGTCATGCCTCCATTATAGAGGTCAACGGTGTCTCACAAACATTAAAAGGTACATATGGTAACCCTCCCATTATCAAATTAAATGGTGCACAAGCTTCCTTGGATACCCCTATCCACCATGGGGATGTCATTCATGTGGAAAAAGGAGCAGATGGAAAAGGACCTATCGTCACCGTGAAAGATTTAATCAATCAATTGACACCTTTGCAATTCCATTATGAGGGATGCCTTTACCTGTTAACCGACCCGTGTGTGTTTATTAATGAGCAAATCGCAAATTCCGACCAGAAAATCGAAGATCATGACATTATTCATTATTTTCCATTACGTAAAGTGCGGGATTGTAAAGAAGTTTTTTTCAGGTTAGGTGTATGGGAGGAAACCTTCGAGCGTCCGAGTGTTTATATCGATAACCAAAGTTACCCTTTTCCTTCTAAGGAAGAAACCTTAGTCCTAAATGGTGTGCCAGCTCTCGATGAAGATAGGGTCTCAGACGGGGATCGAATCGAAAGACCGGTTCAGTATCCTTTATCCCTCCTGGATATATTGAAGTATAATGATATAAACTGCCGGGAGGAAATAGATGTTTTTTTTGAAGACGAATTAATTACACTAAAAAACATCAGGTATGAGATTTTGAAGAATGATACAACTCTTAGTGAGGATGCTTATATATTCCCTGACGACTTTTTGATGACACAAAAGATCGGAAAACAAGGCTTTATCTTTCAGGATATATTTAAATATGTTGATGTTGATTTGGAGAAGGTACCGCAACCTTTTCAGCTTTATCGTAATGATGATGAAGTCTCCTTCCATACGGCAATCTTCTCTGGAGACCATCTACGTATTGCAAAAAAAGTAGTCTAG
- a CDS encoding bifunctional 3-deoxy-7-phosphoheptulonate synthase/chorismate mutase, with the protein MSNQKLDHLRSQLDDVNLQLLNLINKRGDLVKEIGQIKEHQGMNRFDPVRERAMLDQLSKHNDGPFEDSTVVHLFKEIFKAALELQEDDHRKALLVSRKKKPEDTVVDIKGERVGDGNTHFIMGPCSVESYEQVSTVAKAVKGQGLKLLRGGAFKPRTSPYDFQGLGIEGLKMLKQAADEQDLAVVSEIVNPADLEEALEYLDVIQIGARNMQNFELLKAAGSVNKPVLLKRGMSATISEFINAAEYIISRGNENIILCERGIRTYEKATRNTLDISSVPILKQETHLPVMVDVTHSTGRRDLLLPAAKAAIAIGADGVMAEVHPDPAVALSDSAQQMDIPTFQSFMEELTK; encoded by the coding sequence ATGAGTAATCAAAAACTTGACCACTTGCGCAGCCAATTAGATGATGTAAATTTACAGCTTCTGAATTTAATCAATAAACGCGGTGATTTGGTAAAGGAAATTGGTCAAATCAAAGAACATCAGGGGATGAATCGCTTTGACCCAGTAAGGGAAAGAGCGATGCTTGATCAACTATCGAAGCATAATGATGGACCATTCGAAGACTCGACTGTTGTTCACTTATTCAAAGAAATCTTCAAGGCGGCATTAGAGCTTCAAGAAGATGACCACCGAAAAGCCTTGCTTGTATCAAGGAAGAAGAAGCCGGAAGATACGGTAGTAGATATCAAAGGAGAACGAGTAGGTGACGGCAATACTCATTTCATTATGGGACCGTGTTCAGTTGAAAGCTATGAGCAAGTGTCTACAGTAGCTAAAGCTGTCAAAGGGCAGGGACTGAAGCTATTACGTGGAGGAGCTTTCAAACCACGGACTTCTCCTTATGATTTCCAGGGTTTGGGGATAGAAGGTTTGAAAATGCTGAAACAAGCAGCGGATGAGCAAGATCTCGCTGTGGTAAGTGAAATTGTAAATCCTGCAGATTTGGAAGAAGCTCTGGAATATCTCGATGTCATCCAAATCGGAGCCCGGAATATGCAGAACTTTGAGCTGCTTAAGGCAGCAGGTTCAGTAAACAAACCCGTGTTATTGAAGCGTGGAATGTCTGCGACCATTTCAGAATTCATCAACGCGGCAGAGTACATCATTTCACGAGGGAATGAAAACATTATCCTTTGCGAACGTGGAATCCGAACGTATGAAAAAGCGACTAGAAACACGTTGGACATCTCTTCTGTACCGATTTTAAAACAAGAAACACACTTGCCTGTAATGGTTGATGTGACCCACTCTACAGGCAGAAGAGACTTATTGCTGCCTGCTGCCAAAGCAGCTATCGCTATCGGAGCCGATGGTGTTATGGCTGAGGTTCACCCTGATCCAGCTGTCGCTTTATCTGATTCGGCACAGCAAATGGATATACCGACGTTCCAGTCCTTCATGGAAGAGTTAACAAAATAA
- the ccpA gene encoding catabolite control protein A, whose product MNVTIYDVAREASVSMATVSRVVNGNPNVKPATRKKVHDAIERLGYRPNAVARGLASKKTTTVGVIIPDISSIFFAELARGIEDIATMYNYNIILSNSDQNKDKELHLINAMLGKQVDGLIFMGGNITDDHIREFKTSSVPIALAATVDETQETPSVNIDYKEASYEATQLLIDHGNKRIAFVAGPEDTIINTDKIAGFKSAMKNNGHESPEDWIVQGDYSYDSGLEALDQILEMKEKPTAIYVSSDEMALGVIHGAQDKGIRVPEDIEVFGFDNTRLATMVRPTLSTVVQPMYDIGAVAMRLLTKFMNKEEVEEQNVILPHRIIERNSTQQK is encoded by the coding sequence ATGAATGTAACGATATATGATGTAGCGAGAGAGGCAAGCGTTTCTATGGCAACGGTTTCCCGTGTAGTAAATGGGAATCCTAACGTAAAACCCGCAACAAGAAAAAAGGTCCATGATGCGATTGAGCGGTTAGGTTACCGCCCGAATGCGGTGGCGCGTGGATTGGCGAGTAAAAAGACGACAACGGTGGGAGTGATTATCCCAGATATCTCCAGCATTTTCTTTGCTGAACTTGCTCGAGGAATTGAAGATATAGCAACGATGTATAACTACAACATTATCCTGAGCAACTCAGATCAAAATAAAGATAAAGAACTTCACTTGATTAATGCGATGCTTGGCAAACAAGTAGATGGTCTTATCTTTATGGGCGGTAATATAACAGACGACCACATCCGTGAGTTCAAGACTTCTTCTGTGCCGATCGCTCTAGCTGCAACGGTCGATGAAACCCAAGAAACACCTTCTGTAAACATCGATTATAAAGAAGCTTCCTATGAAGCTACCCAATTATTAATTGATCATGGTAACAAACGTATAGCATTTGTGGCAGGACCTGAAGATACAATCATCAATACAGACAAAATAGCAGGATTTAAAAGTGCTATGAAAAATAATGGCCATGAATCACCAGAAGATTGGATTGTACAGGGTGATTACTCTTATGATTCTGGTTTAGAAGCTTTAGATCAAATCCTGGAAATGAAAGAAAAGCCCACCGCGATTTACGTATCTTCTGATGAGATGGCTCTTGGTGTTATCCATGGTGCTCAAGATAAAGGAATCCGTGTACCTGAAGATATCGAAGTTTTCGGCTTCGATAATACACGACTGGCGACAATGGTACGCCCCACTTTATCCACGGTTGTTCAACCGATGTATGATATCGGTGCTGTAGCTATGAGATTATTGACGAAGTTCATGAACAAAGAAGAGGTAGAAGAACAGAACGTAATTTTGCCGCACCGAATTATCGAAAGGAACTCAACTCAGCAGAAATAG
- the motP gene encoding flagellar motor protein MotP → MTKKDILTPVGITVGFAMVMFGIMANAGFGGITSFIQASSIIIVLGGLVAAILVNFNVSEVKLTFRVTKEAFKESEMNLRELITLFVTLSERARREGLLALEAELEDVEDPFIKKGILLAVDGIEPEVINDIMKAEIVAVEERHQRGRAIIEKAGEYAPAWGMIGTLIGLVLMLQSLSNPEALGPQMAVALLTTFYGTLLANLVFTPLAGKLENKTYREIFIKQVIIEGVIGVQSGQNPKILEEKLSAFLSEEDKKVVEEEQQEDSLGETANEA, encoded by the coding sequence ATGACAAAAAAAGATATTTTGACTCCAGTAGGAATTACCGTCGGATTTGCCATGGTCATGTTTGGTATCATGGCAAATGCGGGTTTCGGAGGCATTACGTCGTTTATTCAAGCGTCATCGATCATCATCGTGCTCGGTGGATTGGTCGCAGCGATTCTTGTTAACTTTAATGTAAGCGAAGTGAAGTTGACTTTCCGTGTTACTAAAGAGGCTTTCAAGGAAAGCGAGATGAATTTAAGGGAATTGATCACTTTGTTCGTCACTCTATCGGAAAGGGCGAGAAGGGAAGGATTACTGGCTCTTGAAGCAGAGTTGGAAGACGTAGAAGACCCTTTCATAAAAAAAGGTATTTTGCTTGCTGTCGATGGCATTGAACCAGAGGTCATCAACGACATCATGAAAGCTGAAATCGTCGCAGTTGAGGAACGCCATCAAAGAGGCCGGGCGATTATTGAAAAGGCTGGAGAGTATGCACCTGCTTGGGGAATGATCGGGACCCTGATTGGTTTAGTTCTGATGTTGCAAAGCTTGTCCAACCCTGAAGCTTTAGGTCCCCAAATGGCTGTAGCTTTGCTAACGACATTTTATGGAACACTGTTAGCCAATCTTGTGTTTACACCTCTAGCTGGGAAATTAGAAAATAAAACCTACCGGGAGATTTTTATTAAACAAGTGATTATCGAAGGTGTTATTGGTGTACAGTCTGGTCAGAATCCTAAAATCCTTGAAGAAAAATTAAGTGCATTTTTATCCGAAGAGGATAAGAAAGTAGTAGAGGAAGAGCAGCAGGAGGATTCCTTGGGAGAGACCGCCAATGAAGCTTAG
- the motS gene encoding flagellar motor protein MotS yields MKLRGKRKADKGAPKWMTTYADMITLVLVFFILLFSMSQINLVKFEAIAESFRNRMIFDFNPSAVESDYPTEQTKIQENGEKNNEFETPAKDPDNMAEKENREEEVENLEELKQEVDQYLKENDLSDIISATQSERGIILVLEEQLLFETSEAEILDGAKPFLSKVGNLLMNIPNFVKVEGHTDNRQISTFRYPSNWELSGARASSVIRYLTENTENLAPKRFTAVAYGETRPVAPNNSEENWSKNRRVEIVILDPEYENSTP; encoded by the coding sequence ATGAAGCTTAGAGGAAAGAGGAAAGCCGATAAAGGTGCTCCTAAATGGATGACTACATACGCAGATATGATCACTTTAGTCCTCGTTTTTTTCATTCTTTTATTTTCCATGTCGCAAATCAATCTTGTTAAATTCGAAGCTATTGCGGAATCCTTCCGTAACAGAATGATTTTTGATTTTAATCCTTCTGCAGTAGAAAGTGATTATCCGACAGAGCAGACGAAAATACAGGAAAACGGTGAAAAAAATAATGAGTTTGAAACACCAGCCAAAGACCCGGACAATATGGCTGAAAAAGAAAACCGTGAAGAAGAAGTTGAAAATCTAGAAGAATTGAAACAAGAGGTCGATCAATATTTGAAAGAAAATGATCTCAGTGATATTATTTCAGCTACTCAATCTGAGCGTGGAATTATTCTTGTCCTTGAAGAACAGTTATTGTTCGAAACAAGTGAAGCCGAGATTTTGGATGGAGCAAAACCATTTTTATCTAAAGTAGGTAATCTGCTGATGAACATTCCGAACTTTGTAAAAGTTGAAGGTCATACAGATAATAGGCAGATTTCAACTTTCCGATATCCCTCAAACTGGGAGCTATCCGGAGCCAGGGCCAGTAGTGTCATCAGGTATTTAACAGAGAATACAGAGAATCTCGCTCCAAAAAGATTTACCGCTGTTGCATATGGAGAAACCAGACCTGTAGCACCGAACAATTCTGAAGAGAACTGGAGCAAAAATCGAAGAGTTGAAATAGTGATCTTAGATCCAGAATATGAAAACTCGACACCATAA
- a CDS encoding acetoin utilization protein AcuC, whose translation MSCHSGFVYSNDFTNYRFRDDHPFNQMRVVMTKELLDASGFLEQQHMIKPRLATEDELALAHSKPYIQAVKKAGMGMLSEEEGMEYGIGTEDTPMFKGMHEASQLLVGSTLSAIDAVLEGKVQHALNLGGGLHHGFERKASGFCIYNDGAVGIKYIREKYDYKVLYVDTDAHHGDGVQWAFYDDPNVCTFSIHETGRYLFPGTGNVNERGLKEGYGYSFNLPIDAFTEDESFLHVYESAFREIVEFFKPDVIITQNGADAHFLDPLTHLCSTMKIYEQIPRIAHELSHQYCDGKWIALGGGGYDIWRVVPRAWSQIWKVMVDQTPFEGDLPEVWVNKWQKKAPVSLVTSWEDPPDACHPIPRRKEITEKNEKLLEKALQLIHNQKKYNSM comes from the coding sequence ATGAGTTGTCATTCAGGTTTTGTTTATTCCAATGATTTTACAAACTACCGCTTTCGTGATGATCACCCTTTCAATCAGATGCGGGTCGTCATGACAAAAGAACTGCTGGACGCTTCTGGTTTTTTAGAGCAGCAACATATGATCAAACCAAGATTGGCCACAGAAGATGAATTGGCGCTAGCACACAGCAAACCGTATATTCAGGCAGTGAAAAAAGCGGGCATGGGGATGTTATCAGAAGAAGAAGGAATGGAATACGGAATCGGAACTGAAGATACACCAATGTTCAAAGGCATGCATGAAGCATCACAGCTGCTCGTAGGAAGCACACTCTCTGCGATTGATGCTGTACTAGAGGGAAAGGTGCAGCATGCATTAAATCTTGGCGGAGGGCTGCATCATGGATTCGAGCGGAAAGCTTCTGGTTTCTGTATCTATAATGATGGAGCGGTAGGCATCAAGTACATTAGAGAAAAATATGACTATAAAGTGCTGTATGTGGATACTGACGCTCACCATGGTGATGGCGTGCAATGGGCTTTTTATGATGACCCGAATGTTTGCACTTTCTCCATTCACGAAACAGGCCGTTATCTATTCCCTGGTACAGGAAATGTGAACGAAAGAGGGCTGAAAGAAGGGTATGGTTATTCTTTTAATTTACCTATAGATGCATTTACAGAAGATGAATCTTTTTTACATGTCTATGAATCCGCTTTCAGGGAAATTGTAGAGTTCTTCAAACCGGACGTGATCATTACCCAAAACGGAGCAGATGCTCACTTTTTGGATCCACTCACACACCTTTGTTCCACTATGAAGATTTATGAGCAAATTCCGCGAATTGCTCATGAGCTCTCCCACCAATACTGTGATGGAAAGTGGATAGCTCTTGGTGGTGGAGGATACGATATCTGGCGTGTCGTCCCACGTGCCTGGTCACAAATTTGGAAAGTGATGGTGGATCAGACTCCTTTTGAAGGGGATTTACCAGAAGTATGGGTTAACAAATGGCAGAAAAAAGCACCTGTGTCTTTGGTTACATCATGGGAGGACCCTCCAGATGCTTGTCACCCAATCCCAAGGCGAAAAGAGATTACAGAAAAGAATGAGAAGCTATTAGAAAAAGCTTTGCAGTTAATCCACAACCAGAAAAAATACAATTCTATGTAA
- a CDS encoding acetoin utilization AcuB family protein, which yields MLVEEIMKDKVITLPAEETIGTALKLLNEHHIRHIPIIDEKKHVIGIVSDRDVRDASPSIFEEDTDPEELKNPIKSIMTSPVTTVHPLDFVEEVASIFYEQEIACVPVTRNEELVGIITEKDMLYTLIQLTGTHVQSSQIEVKVINRPGILPQVTQVFGKRKVNISSVLIYPYKPDPKYKIIVVRIQTMNPLPTIEDLKSEGYEVLWPKMPGMLS from the coding sequence ATGTTAGTTGAAGAAATCATGAAAGATAAAGTCATTACCCTTCCCGCGGAGGAAACAATAGGGACGGCACTAAAGCTTCTAAATGAACATCACATCCGCCACATCCCCATCATTGATGAAAAAAAACATGTCATTGGAATTGTCTCAGACAGGGATGTAAGAGATGCAAGCCCTTCAATTTTTGAAGAAGATACAGATCCTGAAGAGTTGAAAAACCCAATCAAATCAATCATGACATCTCCTGTTACTACTGTACATCCCTTAGATTTCGTAGAAGAAGTGGCCTCAATTTTCTATGAACAGGAGATTGCCTGTGTCCCAGTCACGAGGAATGAAGAACTTGTGGGAATAATTACTGAAAAAGATATGCTTTACACCCTGATCCAGTTAACAGGAACCCACGTTCAAAGTTCTCAAATCGAAGTGAAGGTCATCAACAGGCCCGGGATACTGCCACAAGTTACCCAAGTCTTCGGTAAACGTAAAGTGAATATAAGTTCTGTTCTTATTTATCCTTATAAACCTGATCCTAAGTATAAAATCATTGTTGTCCGTATTCAGACAATGAACCCGCTCCCGACGATTGAGGATTTAAAATCAGAGGGCTATGAAGTATTGTGGCCAAAAATGCCAGGGATGCTATCATGA